A single genomic interval of Helianthus annuus cultivar XRQ/B chromosome 13, HanXRQr2.0-SUNRISE, whole genome shotgun sequence harbors:
- the LOC110899783 gene encoding ubiquitin carboxyl-terminal hydrolase 9 isoform X1 — MTVADSASFMDNGSLWLPCTPHEEAKIVKELTGKAESCSKEGDLYYVLSNRWFSRWQRYVGEETGEYMFEELSTDKEASSLTKAGERPGPIDNTDIITNEGGRDVSDLQLPRTLIERSDYDLVPQVVWVFGRSFMDVVVLAPTSAKDLIRKMLCSRPKDRLTAYEVLCHPWICENGVAPDRALDPAVLSRLKQFSAMNKLKKMALRVIAESLSEEEIAGLRETFKGKR, encoded by the exons ATGACCGTTGCTGATTCAGCTTCCTTCATGGATAACGGATCACTTTGGTTGCCCTGCACGCCACACGAAGAGGCGAAGATTGTCAAGGAGTTAACTGGGAAGGCCGAATCTTGTTCCAAAGAAGGCGATTTGTATTATGTTTTATCCAACAG GTGGTTTTCACGATGGCAGAGATATGTCGGTGAGGAAACTGGTGAATACATGTTCGAAGAGCTTTCTACTGATAAAGAAGCTTCATCGTTGACAAAAGCAGGCGAGAGACCTGGGCCAATTGATAACACAGATATAATTACAAATGAAGGTGGTCGTGATGTGAGTGACCTACAGCTTCCTAGAACACTAATCGAAAGAAGTGATTATGATTTAGTTCCTCAAGTAGTTTGGGTCTTTGGGAGAAGCTTCATGGATG TTGTAGTTTTGGCACCCACAAGTGCAAAGGATCTTATTAGGAAGATGTTATGCTCTCGACCTAAAGACCGCCTAACTGCTTATGAAGTTCTAT GTCATCCTTGGATTTGTGAAAACGGTGTTGCTCCTGATAGAGCACTGGATCCAGCTGTTCTTTCTCGTTTGAAGCAGTTCTCTGCAATGAACAAGTTAAAGAAAATGGCTTTGCGG GTTATAGCCGAAAGCCTGTCTGAAGAGGAGATTGCTGGTTTGAGAGAGACGTTCAAAGGAAAAAGATAA
- the LOC110899783 gene encoding ubiquitin carboxyl-terminal hydrolase 9 isoform X2, whose translation MTVADSASFMDNGSLWLPCTPHEEAKIVKELTGKAESCSKEGDLYYVLSNRWFSRWQRYVGEETGEYMFEELSTDKEASSLTKAGERPGPIDNTDIITNEGGRDVSDLQLPRTLIERSDYDLVPQVVWVFGRSFMDVVVLAPTSAKDLIRKMLCSRPKDRLTAYEVLCHPWICENGVAPDRALDPAVLSRLKQFSAMNKLKKMALRVYVHILVKICK comes from the exons ATGACCGTTGCTGATTCAGCTTCCTTCATGGATAACGGATCACTTTGGTTGCCCTGCACGCCACACGAAGAGGCGAAGATTGTCAAGGAGTTAACTGGGAAGGCCGAATCTTGTTCCAAAGAAGGCGATTTGTATTATGTTTTATCCAACAG GTGGTTTTCACGATGGCAGAGATATGTCGGTGAGGAAACTGGTGAATACATGTTCGAAGAGCTTTCTACTGATAAAGAAGCTTCATCGTTGACAAAAGCAGGCGAGAGACCTGGGCCAATTGATAACACAGATATAATTACAAATGAAGGTGGTCGTGATGTGAGTGACCTACAGCTTCCTAGAACACTAATCGAAAGAAGTGATTATGATTTAGTTCCTCAAGTAGTTTGGGTCTTTGGGAGAAGCTTCATGGATG TTGTAGTTTTGGCACCCACAAGTGCAAAGGATCTTATTAGGAAGATGTTATGCTCTCGACCTAAAGACCGCCTAACTGCTTATGAAGTTCTAT GTCATCCTTGGATTTGTGAAAACGGTGTTGCTCCTGATAGAGCACTGGATCCAGCTGTTCTTTCTCGTTTGAAGCAGTTCTCTGCAATGAACAAGTTAAAGAAAATGGCTTTGCGGGTGTACGTTCATATTCTTGTTAAAATTTGCAAATAA
- the LOC110903398 gene encoding protein NRT1/ PTR FAMILY 5.15: protein MTVYLLMGKAWSHKLDINKLEKSPVTTVLRVCVASFLKTFKGIQYDSTGIYKDIERNDHQLSHSSSIRLSKNSDKYGHNTLIHCSHQEVEDTKTLVRLLPVGVVLVFLGLISSMGNTYFVKQGDRLNPSIIIWKYVGVSQLFSIYEYSKNQFGKYTRKDFETLFKHPPRQQLLYAMIYAIPCCMAAAIVESSRLNVISKLGLENKQENIIPMRTFWLIPQFFILGIVDGSMERSIDMFFVQEMPLSMRNYGILVLKGFVGLGTIGSVLFVYVIGKISEMGGRPSWFHHNMENSRLDLFYWLLMVLCVVLLVAWIVLSQCVILAWNKQRPLNYKEDENDRLLEPGSDLDSIEDGKIGDQMVEAVIIEYLTKWRNTIKPIE, encoded by the exons ATGACTGTGTATCTCCTGATGGGCAAAGCATGGTCACACAAACTAGACATCAATAAGCTTGAAAAGAGTCCGGTTACAACTGTGTTAAGAGTATGTGTGGCCTCATTTTTGAAGACATTCAAAGGCATACAATATGATTCAACTGGGATCTACAAAGATATTGAACGAAATGATCACCAATTGAGTCATAGCTCTAGTATCAG GTTATCGAAGAACAGTGACAAATACGGTCACAATACATTGATACATTGTAGCCATCAAGAAGTCGAAGACACGAAAACCCTTGTTAGGTTGTTACCGGTGGGTGTTGTGTTGGTTTTCCTGGGACTAATAAGCTCGATGGGGAACACTTATTTTGTTAAACAAGGAGACCGCTTAAATCCTTCAATTATTATATGGAAATATGTGGGTGTGTCACAACTCTTTTCAATATACGAGTACTCAAAAAATCAATTCGGAAAATACACAAGAAAAGATTTTGAAACCCTATTCAAGCACCCCCCTCGGCAACAATTGTTATATGCTATGATCTATGCAATCCCATGTTGTATGGCAGCTGCCATTGTCGAGAGTTCGAGATTAAATGTCATAAGTAAACTAGGTCTAGAAAACAAGCAAGAAAACATCATCCCAATGAGGACATTTTGGCTGATACCTCAGTTTTTCATCCTTGGTATCGTTGACGGTTCAATGGAGCGAAGTATTGATATGTTCTTCGTACAAGAGATGCCTCTGTCGATGCGAAACTATGGTATTTTAGTTTTGAAAGGCTTTGTAGGGCTTGGTACTATCGGTAGTGTGTTGTTTGTGTATGTAATTGGTAAGATTAGCGAGATGGGAGGGAGACCAAGTTGGTTTCATCATAACATGGAAAACAGCAGGCTAGACTTGTTTTATTGGCTATTAATGGTGTTATGTGTTGTCCTTTTGGTGGCATGGATTGTGTTGAGCCAATGTGTCATATTGGCATGGAATAAACAACGGCCTTTGAATTACAAGGAAGATGAGAACGATAGATTACTTGAACCAGGGAGCGATTTAGATTCAATAGAGGATGGAAAAATTGGCGACCAAATGGTGGAAGCCGTAATCATAGAGTATTTGACGAAGTGGCGCAATACGATTAAACCAATTGAGTGA